In Halococcus agarilyticus, the DNA window TTCCGGGCGCGAAACCGCTCCCGCGAGTGCGTCCGCTGCGGACTCGACGAGCGCCGGATGGCCCACTCCGAGGAGCGCCCGCTGCTCGAAGAACATCACCTCTCGTACGCCGACACCGACGACACGGAGCAGATCGACGACGGCGCGGACCACGGCGACGACGGCTCGGCCGACGAGCCAAACCACGAGATCACGGTCTCCCTCTGTCGGTGGTGTCACGCCAAGATCCACAACTCGTGGGCGCGGCTCGGCGATGACGCCAGTCCCGACCCAGAAGCGATCGCTGCACGCGAGGGACGACGGAGCCGCGAACAGAACGAGTTCGGCTTCGCCTCGGCAGCCGATCGATACGGCGACGAGTGAACCAGACGACCGACGAGCCAATACTGACAGTCAGGATGCGGCCGCGACGATCGGATTCCGCCGACTGGGGCGGCAGAGCCCTTATTTCTGTACCGTCCCACGAAAGCGCATGAGCCGTCCGACGCCCCACCTCGGCCACGTTCACCTCAAGGTTCGCGATGTCGAGCGCGCGGTCGCGTTCTACACCGACGTGTTCGATCTCGACGTGGGCGATCGCTACGGCCCGTTCGTCTTCCTCACCTTCGGCGACCATCACCACGATGTCGCCCTCCAAGAGGTCGGCTCCGACGCGACCGGGTCGGGACCAGGCGTCGGCCTCTACCACGCCGCGTTCGAGGTCGAGAGCCGTGAGGGGCTCCGACGGATCTACGAAACGCTCGACGAGCGTGGCGTCCGGGTCGACCCGATCGACCACGGCATCAGCGAGGCGTTGTACTTCGACGATCCCGACGGCAACGGGCTCGAAGCCTATCGTGACACTCGTGCGGAAAACGACCGCAACGAGTGGCAGGGGATGAACGAGCCGCTCGATCCAACGGCGCTGTAAGGAGTCGACGAGCGGGCGGGGCGGGCCGGTCTCAGGGCCAGAGGCCGCGCGCCTCGTGGGCCTCGGCGAGCCGGCGGAGCGCGACGATGTAGGCGGCGTCGCGCCACGTCGCGTCGTGGTCGTCGAACGCCGCGCGAACGTCCTCCCACGCGGTCAGCATCTCGGCTT includes these proteins:
- a CDS encoding DUF7097 family protein, with amino-acid sequence MEKTSAGTSVGVDNPYAFVERCDHLTDDGRCRYALEYAEHDPGFAAERRADDCRCPAADPAGEWDWQDCPHFRARNRSRECVRCGLDERRMAHSEERPLLEEHHLSYADTDDTEQIDDGADHGDDGSADEPNHEITVSLCRWCHAKIHNSWARLGDDASPDPEAIAAREGRRSREQNEFGFASAADRYGDE
- a CDS encoding VOC family protein, whose product is MSRPTPHLGHVHLKVRDVERAVAFYTDVFDLDVGDRYGPFVFLTFGDHHHDVALQEVGSDATGSGPGVGLYHAAFEVESREGLRRIYETLDERGVRVDPIDHGISEALYFDDPDGNGLEAYRDTRAENDRNEWQGMNEPLDPTAL